The Longimicrobium sp. genomic sequence GATCTGCTCCCACACGCGCAGGAAGTCGGCCTTCTTCTTGGAAAGGACGACCACGCCGTCCTCGTCCTCGAGGTTCTCGAGGAAGACCTCGACCTCGTCGCCGATCTGCAGCGAGTCCGGGTCCTTGAACTCGTCGCGGGTAACCGCGCCCTCGCTCTTGAAGCCCAGGTCCAGGATCACCGCCTTGTCGGTGATGCGGAGGATCCGGGCCTTGACGATCTCACCCTCTTCGATGTTGCTGAGGGTGGGCTCGTACATGTCGAGCATCGCCTCGTACTCTTCGGACGTGTACTCGTCTTCGTCGAAGAGGTCGGGGCGAATGCCGAGCGAACGCGCGCGCTCGGCGATCTGCTCGATGGTAAGCTCATTGCCCGGGCGCCAGGGCTCGCGGGCGACGGCGACGCCGCCCTCGTCCTCGCCGGACAAGAAGTCTGCTGCGGTGATGTCGGACATGTGGTGTGGATCTCCCGTAACTCCCGCCGGCGGGATGGGTGCCGGCGG encodes the following:
- a CDS encoding S1 RNA-binding domain-containing protein; this translates as MSDITAADFLSGEDEGGVAVAREPWRPGNELTIEQIAERARSLGIRPDLFDEDEYTSEEYEAMLDMYEPTLSNIEEGEIVKARILRITDKAVILDLGFKSEGAVTRDEFKDPDSLQIGDEVEVFLENLEDEDGVVVLSKKKADFLRVWEQIRVAYENGTAVAGMLTRKIKGGVTVDLMGVDAFLPGSQIALRRVPNIEDLIGETYEFKIIKLNKRRRNIVVSRRVLLEADREIKRDKLKKELEVGQQRVGIVK